A genomic stretch from Candidatus Binatus sp. includes:
- a CDS encoding enoyl-CoA hydratase-related protein yields MDLKFIKYEKRNHIAYITLNRPERMNALHPPCHIEMDGVWDDFMADKAMWVAIITGAGEKAFSAGNDLRWTAENRGIVTDALRGKGGFAGITARYDITKPIIAAVNGFALGGGFEIALACDIIIAAEHARFGLPEPRVGLMAGAGGVHRLPRHIPLKIAMGMMLTGKHVTAEEAHRWGVVNEVVAMKDLIPTAERWASEIMECSPLSVRASKEAAMNGLGMTTEAAIAKHYDLSTKLFRSKDAVEGPLAFSEKRKPNWTGE; encoded by the coding sequence ATGGATTTGAAGTTCATCAAATATGAGAAGCGCAACCATATCGCGTACATCACGCTGAATCGCCCGGAGCGGATGAACGCGCTCCATCCGCCTTGCCATATCGAGATGGACGGCGTGTGGGACGACTTCATGGCCGACAAGGCAATGTGGGTCGCGATTATCACGGGCGCCGGCGAGAAGGCGTTTTCGGCGGGCAACGATTTGCGCTGGACCGCGGAGAATCGCGGGATCGTGACCGACGCGCTGCGCGGGAAGGGCGGCTTCGCCGGCATCACGGCGCGCTACGATATCACCAAGCCGATCATCGCGGCGGTCAACGGCTTCGCGCTCGGCGGAGGGTTCGAGATCGCGCTCGCATGCGATATTATTATCGCTGCCGAGCACGCGCGCTTCGGATTGCCCGAGCCGCGCGTCGGATTGATGGCGGGGGCTGGCGGAGTGCATCGCTTGCCGCGCCATATCCCGCTCAAAATCGCGATGGGCATGATGCTCACGGGCAAGCATGTCACGGCAGAGGAAGCTCATCGTTGGGGAGTCGTCAACGAAGTCGTTGCGATGAAAGATCTGATTCCGACGGCGGAACGATGGGCCAGCGAGATCATGGAATGCTCGCCGCTGTCGGTGCGGGCGTCGAAGGAAGCGGCGATGAACGGGCTTGGGATGACGACCGAGGCGGCAATCGCGAAGCATTACGATTTGTCTACGAAGCTGTTTCGATCGAAGGACGCGGTCGAAGGACCGTTGGCATTCTCCGAAAAACGCAAGCCGAACTGGACCGGCGAATGA
- the thrS gene encoding threonine--tRNA ligase produces MSSEVTVTVSGESRAVPHGSSVRDVLKHIPGRDLVAARVNGKVVDLTRKIEQDTVVEPILVDSPDGLDVIRHSTAHLMAMAVQQLFPGTQVTIGPVIEDGFFYDFAPKTPFTVEDLPKIEAKMRELVKADLKVERIEIAREDAIRQFTAMGESYKVEIIQGIPDDTVSIYREGDWMDLCRGPHVPSTRYLKIFKLTSVAGAYWRGDEHNAMLSRIYGTAFATKEALDEHLRLIELARQRDHRKLGREMGLYLFDPISPGSPFYLPKGTIILNELTDYIRRLYHRYGFDEVVTPQVFKNELWHTSGHWENFREHMFISPDPEGEMTSVDTGPDGWHHGYALKPMNCPGHTFIYRADKRSYRDLPLRIAEFSRLHRAERSGTLHGMMRVRSLSQDDAHIFCREDQIEDEVALNFQMVRDVYGALGFERVEFKLATMPEQHLGTEEQWRMTEAKLGNAMSRNEIAYEINPKEGAFYGPKIEIYVSDALKRRWQVATIQLDYNNPERFDLTYINSSGAAERPVMIHRAILGSLERFIGVLIEHTGGVLPFWLAPEQVRVLSLSEKVEDYAKEIAELLKRDGYRAHPDIRNEKLGFKVREAEIAKVPYMIVVGEREAAERSVSLRLLRGEKSNAMPLANLLELLKKEPIPA; encoded by the coding sequence ATGAGTTCCGAAGTCACCGTCACCGTGAGCGGCGAATCCCGCGCCGTGCCGCATGGCTCGAGCGTGCGCGACGTGCTGAAGCATATCCCGGGACGCGACCTGGTCGCCGCGCGCGTCAACGGCAAGGTCGTCGATCTCACCCGCAAAATCGAGCAGGACACGGTCGTCGAGCCGATCCTGGTGGACAGTCCCGACGGGCTCGACGTGATTCGCCACTCGACGGCCCACCTGATGGCGATGGCGGTGCAACAACTTTTTCCCGGCACCCAGGTCACGATTGGCCCGGTGATCGAGGACGGCTTTTTTTACGATTTCGCGCCCAAGACTCCGTTCACGGTCGAGGACCTGCCGAAGATCGAAGCGAAGATGCGCGAACTAGTTAAGGCCGATCTCAAGGTCGAGCGAATCGAGATCGCGCGCGAAGATGCGATCCGCCAGTTCACCGCGATGGGCGAGAGCTACAAGGTCGAGATCATCCAGGGGATTCCCGACGACACGGTATCGATCTATCGCGAAGGCGACTGGATGGATCTTTGCCGCGGGCCGCACGTCCCCTCGACGCGCTATTTGAAGATATTCAAGCTGACCAGCGTCGCGGGCGCGTACTGGCGCGGCGACGAGCATAACGCGATGCTCTCGCGCATCTACGGCACCGCGTTCGCGACCAAGGAAGCGCTCGACGAGCATCTGCGGCTGATCGAACTTGCGCGCCAGCGCGACCATCGGAAACTCGGCCGCGAGATGGGGCTCTACCTGTTCGATCCGATTTCGCCGGGCTCGCCGTTTTATCTGCCGAAGGGCACGATCATCCTGAATGAACTGACCGACTACATTCGCCGGCTGTATCATCGGTACGGCTTCGACGAAGTCGTCACGCCGCAAGTGTTCAAGAACGAGCTGTGGCATACGTCGGGGCACTGGGAAAATTTCCGCGAGCACATGTTTATCTCGCCGGACCCCGAGGGCGAGATGACCAGCGTCGATACCGGTCCCGACGGATGGCATCACGGGTACGCGCTGAAGCCGATGAACTGCCCGGGGCATACTTTTATTTATCGCGCCGACAAGCGCTCGTATCGCGATTTGCCGCTCCGGATTGCGGAGTTCTCGCGGCTCCATCGCGCGGAGCGATCGGGCACGCTGCACGGCATGATGCGGGTGCGATCGCTCTCGCAGGACGACGCGCATATTTTCTGCCGCGAAGATCAAATCGAAGACGAGGTCGCGCTCAATTTCCAGATGGTGCGCGACGTGTACGGCGCCCTCGGTTTCGAGCGCGTCGAGTTCAAGCTCGCGACGATGCCCGAGCAGCATCTCGGCACCGAAGAGCAGTGGCGCATGACCGAGGCCAAGCTCGGCAACGCGATGAGCCGCAACGAGATCGCATACGAGATAAATCCCAAGGAGGGCGCGTTTTACGGGCCCAAGATCGAGATTTACGTTTCCGATGCGCTCAAGCGCCGATGGCAGGTGGCGACGATTCAGCTCGATTATAATAATCCCGAGCGCTTCGATCTGACGTACATCAATAGCAGTGGCGCCGCCGAGCGTCCCGTGATGATTCATCGCGCGATCCTCGGTTCGCTCGAGCGCTTTATCGGCGTGCTGATCGAGCATACCGGCGGCGTGCTGCCGTTCTGGCTCGCGCCGGAGCAGGTGCGCGTGCTGTCGCTCAGCGAAAAGGTCGAGGACTACGCCAAAGAGATCGCCGAGTTGCTGAAGCGCGACGGATACCGGGCGCATCCCGATATCCGCAACGAAAAATTGGGATTCAAAGTGCGCGAGGCCGAAATCGCCAAGGTGCCGTACATGATCGTCGTCGGCGAGCGCGAAGCGGCCGAGCGATCGGTATCGCTACGGTTGTTGCGCGGCGAAAAGAGCAACGCGATGCCGCTTGCAAATCTGCTCGAACTATTGAAGAAGGAGCCGATTCCGGCTTAG
- the infC gene encoding translation initiation factor IF-3 gives MNNQIRAQEVRVIDADGTQVGILPLRDAIKVAEGRGLDLVEVSATAVPPVCRVTDFDKYRYAQKKKTHDSKKHTVTMIKEVKMGSATGQHDVDFKVKHIKRFVEEGHRVKLSVSFRGRAITHPELGRALIERIIGQVTDIAQAEGTPRMEGRSMSVLLTPR, from the coding sequence GTGAACAACCAAATCCGCGCTCAAGAAGTCCGCGTAATCGATGCCGACGGCACCCAGGTCGGAATCCTGCCGTTGCGCGACGCGATCAAAGTTGCGGAAGGCCGCGGCCTCGATCTGGTCGAAGTATCGGCAACGGCGGTGCCGCCGGTTTGCAGGGTCACGGATTTCGACAAATATCGATACGCGCAGAAGAAGAAAACGCACGACTCGAAGAAGCACACCGTCACCATGATCAAAGAGGTCAAGATGGGGTCGGCGACCGGGCAGCACGACGTGGACTTCAAAGTGAAGCATATCAAGCGTTTTGTTGAGGAGGGGCATCGTGTTAAGCTTTCGGTTTCGTTCCGCGGCCGTGCTATTACTCATCCGGAACTCGGACGGGCGCTGATCGAGCGAATAATCGGGCAAGTAACGGATATCGCGCAGGCCGAAGGGACGCCGCGAATGGAAGGGCGTAGCATGTCGGTGCTGTTGACGCCGCGATAA
- the rpmI gene encoding 50S ribosomal protein L35 has protein sequence MPKIRTSRTAAKRFTVSKSGKVKFKHAYARHMFTSKDPKQKARLRKTGILGKADAAKVRAMMPYA, from the coding sequence ATGCCGAAAATCAGAACCAGCCGCACCGCGGCCAAGCGCTTCACCGTCAGCAAGTCGGGCAAGGTCAAGTTCAAGCACGCGTACGCGCGGCATATGTTTACGAGCAAAGATCCGAAGCAGAAGGCGCGGCTCCGCAAGACCGGGATTCTCGGCAAGGCCGACGCCGCCAAAGTTCGCGCGATGATGCCGTACGCCTGA
- a CDS encoding integration host factor subunit alpha, translating into MTKADLVDLIYERVGSSKKEACEVVDAVFAIIRDSLRQGQKVKVSGFGTFVVNQKHARKGRNPQTGQPITIVSRRVLTFKPSQVLKDRVNNGTKNKS; encoded by the coding sequence ATGACCAAGGCAGATCTCGTGGATCTGATCTACGAGCGTGTAGGTTCCTCGAAGAAGGAAGCCTGCGAAGTCGTCGATGCGGTGTTCGCGATTATCCGGGATTCGCTGCGCCAGGGCCAAAAAGTCAAGGTCTCCGGCTTCGGCACCTTTGTGGTAAATCAAAAGCATGCGCGCAAGGGTCGCAATCCGCAGACCGGCCAGCCGATTACGATCGTTTCGCGCCGCGTATTGACCTTCAAGCCGAGCCAGGTTTTGAAGGACCGGGTTAACAACGGTACGAAAAATAAATCATGA
- the pheT gene encoding phenylalanine--tRNA ligase subunit beta — protein sequence MKLPLSWLKDFVNLDASADEIARRLSFAGLVVENIERLAPGFAGVFAAKVLHVEKHPNADRLNLCEVDAGEKGKFKVVCGAPNVKAGMVAPLALVGARLGKEPPLEAATIRGVQSEGMLCSERELGLSQDHAGILALSADAPIGADVSNYLHLDDTILDVEITPNRGDCLSILGLAREVSALFGVKLRAPKLRATHSPASPDAAQISVTIDAIDLCPRYAALAMSNIKLGPSPAWLRRRLELSGMRALNNVVDATNYVMLELGQPLHAFDWTKIADGRIVVRRAGATRAFTTLDNVARTLESDDLLIADSEKPLAIAGVMGGLNSEVGEATETILLESAYFEPMTIARTARRLGLRSEASYRFERGIDRAGQVAALIRVAELIRRIAGGRESSIIADFEPRKAEPREIILDLNAMEALLGVATPAATAKSRLKSLGAQVTTRSKSTLAVIPPSFRSDLNEQADLVEEVARLSGLEDIPAAMPARIAKLANVNPEREFIKGTREVMLGCGLTEATTLAFTAPVENQRFPGAQSSAAPVKVTNPLSAELSELRLSLAAGLVTALRFNLNREANSFHAFEIGKTFAMEGDLPLEQNRLAAISYGTYALAAIGEHGVKAGFFSMKGVLETYLDAIGIASRVAFRPVADGEAPFLHPGRGAIVMLDGEAVGLIGELHPAEAMRLDLNDPCALFELDLAQLISYGFWPRKTIEAPPRFPAIRRDLALVLDRNFPADVIVRTIRECGSSLLESVEVFDVYEGTAVAAGRKSIALACRYRAKDRTLTDEEVNRVHALLVEQAQARLGAELRQ from the coding sequence ATGAAGCTTCCGCTCAGTTGGCTCAAGGATTTCGTGAACCTCGATGCGAGCGCGGACGAAATCGCGCGGCGCTTAAGTTTCGCGGGCCTGGTGGTCGAAAATATCGAGCGGCTCGCGCCCGGATTCGCCGGCGTGTTCGCGGCCAAGGTGCTGCACGTCGAAAAGCATCCGAACGCGGATCGTTTGAATCTTTGCGAGGTCGACGCGGGCGAGAAAGGCAAATTCAAGGTCGTGTGCGGCGCGCCCAATGTGAAGGCCGGAATGGTAGCCCCACTCGCGCTGGTCGGCGCGAGGCTTGGCAAGGAACCGCCGCTGGAAGCGGCGACGATTCGCGGCGTGCAATCGGAAGGGATGCTCTGTTCGGAGCGTGAGCTCGGGCTCTCGCAGGATCACGCCGGCATCCTCGCGCTCAGCGCCGACGCTCCGATCGGCGCGGACGTCTCGAACTATCTGCATCTGGACGACACGATCCTGGACGTCGAGATCACGCCGAATCGCGGCGATTGTCTTTCGATCCTCGGACTCGCGCGCGAAGTGTCGGCGCTGTTCGGCGTCAAGCTCCGCGCACCGAAGTTGCGCGCGACGCATTCGCCCGCATCCCCCGACGCCGCGCAGATTTCCGTGACGATCGACGCGATCGATTTATGCCCGCGCTACGCCGCGCTCGCGATGTCAAATATCAAGCTCGGACCCTCGCCCGCGTGGCTGCGGCGCCGCCTCGAACTCAGTGGGATGCGCGCGCTCAACAACGTCGTCGATGCGACCAATTACGTGATGCTCGAACTTGGGCAGCCGTTGCACGCTTTCGACTGGACGAAAATCGCCGATGGCCGGATCGTCGTGCGACGCGCGGGCGCTACGCGCGCGTTCACGACGCTGGACAACGTCGCGCGCACGCTCGAATCGGATGATTTGCTGATCGCCGATTCAGAGAAGCCGCTCGCGATCGCGGGCGTGATGGGCGGCCTCAATTCCGAGGTCGGCGAAGCGACCGAGACCATCCTGCTCGAGAGCGCGTACTTCGAGCCGATGACGATCGCGCGGACTGCGCGGCGCCTCGGACTCCGCAGCGAAGCCAGTTATCGTTTCGAGCGCGGAATCGATCGCGCCGGGCAGGTCGCCGCGCTGATTCGAGTCGCCGAGCTGATTCGCAGAATCGCAGGCGGCCGCGAATCTTCGATCATCGCGGATTTCGAACCGCGCAAAGCCGAGCCGCGCGAAATCATCCTCGATCTCAACGCGATGGAAGCATTGCTGGGGGTCGCGACTCCGGCCGCGACTGCGAAGAGCCGGCTCAAATCGCTCGGCGCGCAAGTTACGACGCGCAGCAAATCGACGCTCGCGGTGATTCCGCCGTCGTTTCGTTCCGACCTGAACGAACAGGCCGACCTGGTCGAGGAAGTCGCGCGTCTCAGCGGCCTCGAGGACATCCCGGCGGCGATGCCCGCGCGGATCGCGAAGCTCGCCAACGTCAATCCCGAGCGCGAGTTTATCAAGGGCACGCGCGAGGTGATGCTCGGCTGCGGCCTCACCGAGGCGACGACGCTCGCGTTCACCGCGCCGGTCGAGAATCAGCGTTTTCCCGGCGCGCAATCGAGCGCGGCGCCGGTGAAGGTGACGAATCCGCTCTCGGCTGAACTGAGCGAACTGCGACTCAGCCTCGCCGCCGGTCTGGTCACCGCGCTACGTTTCAATCTGAATCGCGAGGCCAACAGTTTTCACGCATTCGAAATCGGCAAGACGTTCGCGATGGAAGGCGATCTGCCGCTCGAGCAGAATCGGCTTGCCGCGATCAGTTACGGAACCTACGCGCTGGCGGCAATCGGCGAGCATGGAGTGAAGGCGGGCTTCTTTTCGATGAAGGGCGTGCTCGAAACTTATCTCGACGCGATTGGAATCGCGTCGCGGGTCGCATTCCGGCCGGTCGCAGATGGCGAGGCGCCGTTTCTTCATCCGGGACGCGGAGCGATCGTTATGCTCGACGGCGAAGCGGTCGGCCTAATCGGCGAATTGCATCCCGCGGAAGCGATGCGGCTCGACTTGAACGACCCATGCGCGCTGTTCGAACTTGACTTAGCGCAACTCATTTCTTATGGTTTCTGGCCGCGCAAAACGATTGAGGCGCCACCGAGATTTCCTGCGATACGGCGCGATCTGGCGCTGGTTCTGGATCGAAATTTCCCGGCGGATGTGATAGTCAGGACCATTCGGGAGTGCGGCTCGTCACTGCTGGAAAGCGTCGAGGTCTTCGACGTGTACGAGGGGACCGCAGTGGCGGCGGGACGGAAGAGCATAGCGCTGGCTTGCCGATATCGGGCGAAGGATCGCACGCTGACAGATGAGGAGGTCAACCGCGTTCATGCGCTGCTGGTGGAGCAGGCGCAGGCGCGATTGGGGGCGGAGTTGAGGCAGTAG
- a CDS encoding MerR family transcriptional regulator: MKIGEAAKILGVETFVLRFWETQFQFLKPKHTRTKHRFYQERDLQVLRLIKRLLHDEGFTIAGANKHIREAGLDELLAGKSKMLAAAQKASQQSSSAHQAPALDGSARRVLNEVREDLKTIKKLLED; the protein is encoded by the coding sequence TTGAAGATCGGCGAAGCGGCCAAGATTCTCGGGGTCGAGACCTTCGTGCTGCGCTTCTGGGAAACTCAGTTTCAGTTTCTGAAGCCTAAGCACACCCGCACCAAGCATCGCTTCTACCAGGAGAGGGACCTCCAAGTGCTGCGCCTGATCAAGCGATTGCTGCACGACGAAGGGTTCACGATCGCGGGCGCCAACAAGCACATCAGGGAAGCCGGCCTCGACGAGTTGCTCGCCGGCAAATCGAAGATGCTCGCGGCGGCGCAGAAGGCCTCGCAGCAATCGTCGTCGGCGCATCAGGCTCCGGCGCTCGACGGATCGGCGCGGCGCGTGCTGAACGAGGTGCGCGAGGATCTGAAGACGATCAAGAAACTGCTCGAAGACTAG
- a CDS encoding DUF2335 domain-containing protein → MPSPEVLRRYNEIFPGCAERIVAMAEAQAHHRQYLEKTVIDSNVASQKAGMRYGFILCSIALIGGLGLLALDKSIAGFTVLLADLASFAATTIYLRWSQQRERAKKLEPMPPAPARE, encoded by the coding sequence CTGCCCTCGCCCGAAGTTCTAAGACGGTACAACGAAATATTCCCTGGCTGCGCTGAGCGAATTGTCGCCATGGCCGAGGCTCAGGCGCATCATCGCCAATATCTTGAAAAAACGGTCATCGATTCTAATGTCGCAAGTCAAAAGGCGGGTATGCGATATGGTTTTATTCTGTGCTCGATTGCGTTGATCGGAGGTCTAGGATTATTGGCTCTAGACAAAAGCATAGCCGGATTCACAGTCTTGTTAGCCGATCTGGCTTCGTTCGCGGCGACGACAATTTATCTGCGCTGGAGTCAGCAACGTGAACGCGCGAAAAAGTTGGAGCCGATGCCGCCCGCGCCCGCGCGCGAATAA
- the rplT gene encoding 50S ribosomal protein L20, with amino-acid sequence MPRVKGGPQGRRRHKRQLKLASGFVGGRKLYKQARSTLEKGLTYAYRDRKQKKREFRALWIARINALARENGISYSALIDGLKKAGVDVDRKMLAALAIERDGLFTELVRAAKSALGSAAA; translated from the coding sequence ATGCCTCGCGTCAAAGGCGGACCCCAAGGCCGCCGCCGTCACAAACGACAATTGAAACTCGCCTCCGGCTTCGTCGGCGGGCGCAAACTTTACAAGCAGGCCCGCTCGACGCTCGAAAAGGGCCTCACCTACGCGTATCGCGATCGCAAGCAGAAGAAGCGCGAGTTCCGCGCCTTGTGGATCGCGCGAATCAACGCGCTCGCGCGGGAGAACGGAATCTCGTACAGCGCGCTGATCGACGGACTCAAAAAGGCCGGCGTCGATGTCGATCGCAAGATGCTCGCGGCGCTCGCAATCGAGCGCGACGGATTGTTTACCGAGCTGGTGCGCGCCGCGAAAAGCGCGCTCGGCTCTGCAGCAGCATAG
- a CDS encoding phenylalanine--tRNA ligase subunit alpha, with translation MKEQLEEIRRRAMSELGDDAGEAEVDAVRVRVLGRSGELTEIMRRMREVPNEERPAIGQLVNQIKREVEARVEALGEKLKAATLEKSLNEKRYDVTLPGMRIARGRIHPVTDILEKMLKIFESLGFEVEMTQDIEDDFHNFEALNFKEHHPARDMQDTFYVEGGMLLRTHTSNGQIRVMEKRRPPLAIVCPGKCYRRDDLSVRAAPMFTQIEGFMVDKIGRVTMAHLKGVLTEFAQAFFGAAAVRFRASYFPFTEPSAELDIHCLLCDGAGCPVCKHSGWTEVLGCGMIHPNVLRAVGYDAAEYQGFAFGMGVERTGLLKLGVDDMRLFFENDLRFLAQFPALSGGAR, from the coding sequence ATGAAGGAACAACTCGAGGAAATCAGGCGGCGCGCGATGTCCGAACTCGGCGACGACGCCGGCGAGGCGGAAGTCGATGCGGTCCGGGTGCGCGTGCTCGGTCGCTCGGGCGAGCTCACCGAAATCATGCGCCGGATGCGCGAGGTGCCGAACGAGGAGCGCCCCGCAATCGGGCAGCTCGTCAATCAGATCAAGCGCGAAGTCGAGGCGCGGGTCGAGGCGCTCGGCGAGAAACTGAAAGCGGCGACGCTCGAGAAATCGCTCAACGAAAAGCGCTACGACGTGACGCTGCCGGGCATGCGGATCGCGCGCGGGCGAATCCATCCGGTGACCGACATCCTCGAGAAGATGCTTAAGATTTTCGAATCGCTCGGCTTCGAAGTCGAGATGACGCAGGATATCGAAGACGACTTCCACAATTTCGAGGCGCTGAACTTCAAGGAGCATCATCCGGCGCGCGACATGCAAGATACGTTTTACGTCGAGGGCGGGATGCTGCTCCGCACGCATACCTCGAACGGCCAGATTCGCGTGATGGAAAAGCGCCGGCCGCCGCTTGCGATCGTATGTCCCGGCAAATGCTATCGGCGCGACGATCTGAGCGTGCGCGCGGCCCCGATGTTCACGCAGATCGAAGGTTTCATGGTCGATAAAATCGGGCGCGTCACGATGGCGCATCTGAAGGGCGTGCTCACCGAGTTCGCGCAGGCGTTTTTCGGCGCGGCCGCAGTGCGCTTCCGCGCGAGCTATTTTCCGTTCACGGAACCGAGCGCCGAACTCGACATCCACTGCCTGCTCTGCGACGGCGCTGGATGCCCCGTCTGCAAGCATTCCGGATGGACCGAAGTGCTCGGCTGCGGAATGATTCATCCCAACGTGCTGCGCGCGGTCGGCTACGACGCCGCCGAGTACCAGGGCTTCGCTTTTGGAATGGGCGTCGAGCGCACCGGATTGCTGAAGCTCGGCGTCGATGACATGCGGCTGTTCTTTGAAAACGATCTCAGATTCCTCGCGCAGTTCCCGGCTTTGAGTGGAGGCGCGCGATGA